The Thalassospira sp. TSL5-1 sequence CGCGGTGAGCCGGGTCAATTTTCGGGGCTGATGCCAAAAGGGCGCGGGTGTATGGATGCAGCGGTCGGTTAAACAGATCTTCGGTCGGGCCTTTTTCGGCAACCCGGCCCAGATACATCACCATCACATCATCGGCAATGTGCCGGACCACCGACAGGTCATGCGAAATGAAAACATAGGCGACATTCATTTCATCCTGCAGGTCCATCATCAGGTTTAAAACCTGGGCCTGCACCGAAACGTCGAGGGCCGAAACCGGCTCGTCCGCCACAATCACCTTGGGTTCCAGGATCAGTGCGCGGGCAATGGCAATACGCTGTCGTTGCCCGCCTGAAAACATGTGCGGGTACCGCCCGTAAAATTCCGGGCGCAGGCCCACCTTTGCCATTGTGTCCCGTACACGTTCCTGCCGTTCCTTGCTGCCCAGCTTTTCCATGTTCAGCAGAACCGGTTCTTCCAGAATTTGCCCGACCTTTTTACGCGGATTAAGCGACCCGTAAGGGTTCTGGAAAATCATTTGCACGGTGCGACGAAACAGCTTGGCATCCTTTTCCGAAAGGTTGCCCACTGCATCACCATTGATTTTAAGCGCGCCCGATGACGGCTTTTCAATCAGGGTCAATTGACGACCCAGGGTGGATTTGCCGCAGCCCGATTCACCGACCACCGCCAGGGTTTTACGGGATTCAAGCGAAAATGATACCCCGTCCAGCGCCTTGACCGTGGCGGTCTGTTTGCCCAGACCACCACCGACCGAATAATGCCGCGCCAGATTGTCGCATTCCATCAGGGCAACACCGGGTTTTGACTCAAGAAAGCTCATTATGCGATCCTCCCGGTCGGCTGGCCGTTATCATCAAGCGGATAGAAGCACCGCACATCGCGGCCATAATAATCACTTACCGCCGGCTGCTGGTTGATACACTTATCGGTGGCATAGCGGCACCGTGGTGCCAGCAGGCAGCCATCCGGGCGGTCATGGGCGCCGGGAACCACGCCGGGAATGGTGCGCAGGCGATCATGGCCTTCGGACCGTTCCGGCAGGGCTTCCAGCAATGCCTGGGTATAGGGGTGGCGCGGGGCGGCAAACAGGCCGTCCGCCGGGCCACTTTCAAATAATTGCCCCGCATACATCACCTGAATGCGGTCTGCCGCCTCCGAAACCAGGGCAAGGTCATGGGTGATCAGGATCAGGGCCATGTCGCTGTCGGCCTGCAATTTCAACAGCAAATCAATGATCTGGGCCTGAATGGTCACGTCAAGCGCGGTGGTCGGTTCGTCGGCCACCAGCAGGCGCGGGTTACAGGCAATGGCCATTGCAATCACGATACGCTGGCTCATCCCGCCCGAAAGCTGGTGCGGGTAGGCCGTCATGCGCGATTTCGGGTCAGGAATGCCCACCTGGTTC is a genomic window containing:
- a CDS encoding peptide ABC transporter ATP-binding protein, encoding MSFLESKPGVALMECDNLARHYSVGGGLGKQTATVKALDGVSFSLESRKTLAVVGESGCGKSTLGRQLTLIEKPSSGALKINGDAVGNLSEKDAKLFRRTVQMIFQNPYGSLNPRKKVGQILEEPVLLNMEKLGSKERQERVRDTMAKVGLRPEFYGRYPHMFSGGQRQRIAIARALILEPKVIVADEPVSALDVSVQAQVLNLMMDLQDEMNVAYVFISHDLSVVRHIADDVMVMYLGRVAEKGPTEDLFNRPLHPYTRALLASAPKIDPAHRVKSEPLTGELPSPINPPSGCAFHKRCPFATEHCAQVRPELRMIEGREVACHRVEEIS
- the dppD gene encoding dipeptide ABC transporter ATP-binding protein, which codes for MALLEVKNLSVEFGSENNPFRAVDSVSYSVDRGEVLGIVGESGSGKSVSSLALMGLIDYPGRVTADSLTFDGQDLLRMPARQRRKITGKDIAMIFQDPMSALNPCYTVEAQIMEALKVHEGGNKRQRRERTLDLLNQVGIPDPKSRMTAYPHQLSGGMSQRIVIAMAIACNPRLLVADEPTTALDVTIQAQIIDLLLKLQADSDMALILITHDLALVSEAADRIQVMYAGQLFESGPADGLFAAPRHPYTQALLEALPERSEGHDRLRTIPGVVPGAHDRPDGCLLAPRCRYATDKCINQQPAVSDYYGRDVRCFYPLDDNGQPTGRIA